The following proteins are co-located in the Pomacea canaliculata isolate SZHN2017 linkage group LG8, ASM307304v1, whole genome shotgun sequence genome:
- the LOC112569917 gene encoding tetraspanin-7-like, which produces MTASPVVCRSLVISLRKIKMESSDTEIQQEHEEPSEDAASPRRRQKTARVVQRSKTLLVLLDFVLVISAAVVIAVGAYVQVSLRQYCTFCWDDDIWTSVGLVFGGIVVFLVAFLSFVGSVKGNLRALVTCVLMMGVVVPLLAAGGIAWFLHGDELEEQVARGALNSLLNVEGDYDTSSDVGNSATRTFDALQRTFKCCGVYNYTEWDTYDLPQIYPVSCCKHGAAGGQDRGLTVSCTINTAPCGPPFTSWVKDKMSVVGIVAGVAVALIPVVILAGRWLSSSSVPCAARRRSQSRRPSVKTWTILRSRSPSSLDAIATPDFKCKSRERTFSC; this is translated from the coding sequence ATGACAGCCTCCCCTGTCGTCTGTCGTTCTTTAGTTATCTCTCTTCGGAAAATAAAGATGGAGAGCTCCGACACAGAGATTCAGCAGGAGCACGAAGAACCGTCCGAGGACGCCGCTAGCCCACGTCGTCGGCAGAAGACGGCGCGAGTGGTCCAGCGGTCCAAGACGTTGCTGGTGCTCCTGGACTTTGTTCTCGTCATCTCGGCCGCCGTTGTCATCGCCGTGGGCGCGTACGTGCAAGTGAGCCTGCGGCAGTACTGTACGTTCTGCTGGGACGACGACATCTGGACTAGCGTCGGCCTCGTCTTCGGGGGGATAGTCGTCTTCCTCGTCGCATTCCTCAGCTTCGTGGGCAGTGTCAAGGGCAACCTGCGGGCTCTAGTCACCTGCGTGCTGATGATGGGCGTGGTGGTGCCCTTGCTGGCAGCGGGAGGCATCGCATGGTTTCTCCATGGAGACGAGCTTGAAGAGCAGGTGGCGCGTGGTGCTCTGAACTCCCTGCTGAACGTGGAAGGCGACTACGATACATCCTCGGATGTGGGCAACTCCGCCACGCGCACCTTCGACGCGCTCCAGCGAACCTTCAAGTGCTGCGGCGTCTACAACTACACCGAGTGGGACACCTACGACCTGCCGCAGATCTACCCGGTCTCTTGCTGCAAGCACGGGGCAGCAGGAGGTCAAGACCGTGGACTGACGGTTTCGTGCACTATCAACACCGCCCCTTGCGGGCCACCTTTCACCAGCTGGGTCAAGGACAAGATGTCGGTGGTGGGCATCGTGGCTGGTGTCGCCGTGGCCTTGATTCCAGTTGTAATCTTGGCGGGGCGCTGGCTTTCTTCCTCATCTGTGCCTTGTGCGGCGAGAAGACGGAGCCAGAGCAGACGCCCATCTGTGAAGACGTGGACGATTCTCCGATCGAGATCACCATCGAGTTTGGACGCCATCGCCACCCCTGACTTTAAGTGTAAAAGCAGAGAAAGGACATTTTCCTGTTAA